The Clostridioides sp. ES-S-0010-02 genome window below encodes:
- a CDS encoding HlyC/CorC family transporter, translating into MLESPNSLVQIIILVVLLMGSAFFSASETALMSLSKIRIRYMQDEGVKGAKLVSSLIESPNKLLSSILVGNNVVNIAATSISTSLFIGLMGEKGVAIATAVMTVLVLIFGEITPKTIAASNSEKVSLLVSKPIRVIIFVLRPVVWVFNIITNVIFKLFGITHKGAKSFITEEELKTMVNVSHEEGVLEMEEREIINNVFEFGDMQAKNAMIQRIDMVAIDMEDSYDEIIQVFKEEKLSRMPVYEETVDDIIGILNIKDIIFLSDEEIESFDIKNYMREPFFTYEFKKITQLLEEMKLEKSQMAIVVDEYGGTSGLLTIEDLVEVIVGDIEDEYDEEEDEIQVIKEDEYIVDGSTKIGDVNELIGVNLESEEFDSIGGFIIGHLSRLPEENEVIEVDNIRFCIESIEKNRIKKIRIYT; encoded by the coding sequence GTGTTGGAATCGCCCAATAGTTTGGTCCAGATTATAATTTTAGTAGTATTACTTATGGGGTCTGCATTTTTCTCAGCATCAGAGACAGCTTTAATGTCTTTAAGTAAAATCAGAATAAGATATATGCAAGATGAAGGAGTCAAAGGAGCTAAGTTAGTAAGTTCATTAATAGAAAGCCCAAATAAACTTTTAAGTTCTATATTAGTTGGAAATAATGTTGTAAATATAGCAGCAACATCCATATCAACGTCACTGTTTATAGGGTTGATGGGAGAAAAAGGAGTAGCAATTGCTACAGCTGTTATGACAGTACTAGTGTTAATATTTGGTGAAATTACTCCAAAGACTATAGCAGCAAGTAACTCAGAAAAGGTTTCTCTTTTGGTATCTAAGCCTATAAGAGTAATTATATTTGTATTAAGACCAGTAGTATGGGTATTTAATATAATTACGAATGTTATATTTAAATTGTTTGGTATAACACATAAAGGAGCCAAGTCATTTATAACTGAAGAGGAATTAAAAACTATGGTAAATGTAAGCCATGAAGAAGGCGTCCTTGAAATGGAAGAAAGAGAAATCATAAATAATGTATTTGAATTTGGAGATATGCAAGCTAAAAATGCAATGATACAGAGAATAGATATGGTAGCTATAGATATGGAAGATAGTTACGATGAAATCATACAAGTATTTAAAGAAGAAAAACTAAGTAGAATGCCTGTATATGAAGAAACTGTAGATGATATTATAGGAATACTTAATATAAAAGATATTATATTTTTATCAGATGAGGAAATAGAGTCATTTGATATTAAAAATTATATGAGAGAACCATTTTTCACATATGAGTTTAAAAAGATAACACAGCTTCTTGAAGAGATGAAACTTGAAAAAAGTCAAATGGCTATAGTCGTAGATGAATATGGTGGGACATCTGGGCTTTTGACTATAGAAGATTTAGTAGAAGTAATTGTTGGTGATATAGAAGATGAATATGATGAAGAAGAAGATGAAATACAAGTTATAAAAGAAGATGAGTATATTGTAGATGGAAGTACTAAAATTGGTGATGTCAATGAACTTATAGGTGTAAACTTAGAATCTGAAGAATTTGATTCTATAGGTGGGTTTATAATTGGACATTTAAGCAGACTGCCAGAAGAAAATGAAGTAATTGAAGTTGATAATATAAGATTTTGTATAGAAAGTATAGAAAAAAACAGAATAAAAAAAATAAGAATATATACATGA
- a CDS encoding AAA family ATPase, whose protein sequence is MRPIRLELTGLNSYIDKQVIDFEKLIERGLFGIFGTTGSGKSTILDAITIAMYGNISRNTKEYINSVCDKAIISYEFEIGSKNTRRRYIVDRTIVRSKTGTKTSGARLVEVLNDNTKNVLADKVVEVNEKVAQVVGLTSNDFTRSVVLPQDKFNEFLRLSRADRRDMLERIFNLEKYGRSLGDKVKKRKNLHLQKLKDLKSKLSQYDGITEEVYNNINQELIELKKLEKDKNKTLDLAQKSYEESKVIYEEQLKLEKNELRKNELNLKSNEIKEKTNLVENDNNARRVDPYIGTVQNLEKRIKEDSFTVDNLDKKLVILNQELEVTKHRYEKISRIKNEEVPKLSEEKIKLQQAIKLEEELVLLDKELKELKENGLDLSKNKMELEKLKKDSESRKEAVIKSVKEVEGKIDKVNISAELKQKIFLAYEYEKDYNKVLEEKTQKINKLGEISKDTEDINLKVRYIDRDKNDINHNLESLSLHLDVLLKKCPGKSEDLLLKSEYVTELRNKANNTKENESKKNNIQDELKVVLEKKFNIERELSLVNEKLENNRKNREDLEKELEELKYLNLASELRRELKENVPCPVCGSKHHENHNITNYDENIVFVKDKLDKLEKEKVSIRHNIEELNSKVSGYVSVEKMKTKELEDVKGKLGEIPSSQLFKRLDDEQRKLAVLKSNIQEWEKEKESTENKITLAKEEKNRIEKEELKINESLNNYKKLIKDLNIEIENLEHKCKKLKQEYLGLKTITKVSNLSSKVEEIRENEKKLELLNTGYSNLLKNRDLLDIKIREQESKLHEIELELIKARELYVEKKVNRDSKYKEVINITKGDLAENLLHSVEERICKILEQEESSKVKLEEQRSEYEKNLAEKHNIDGRLKTAKEQYKEQKIILNKLLAENKFESIYAVKRALLESEEVKKLIEEILEYEEEQKLLSFKIKSSKEKLNGRIIKKEYFEQLKDNIYNMKVEIGNISKDIGANQNRLLTLKDSLDKINDFNKELRLVEHKVDLLEELDKCIQGNKFVEYVSTNQLKYIALEASKRLEGITKGRYALEIDSTLNFVMRDNFNGGERRSIDTLSGGETFLTSLSLALALSSQIQLKGSAPLEFFFLDEGFGSLDSELLEIVIESLERLHSNNLSVGIISHVEELKNRVPVKLLVSSSEAGVGSKVKIEYS, encoded by the coding sequence ATGAGACCAATTAGATTAGAACTGACTGGACTTAATAGTTATATTGATAAACAAGTTATAGACTTTGAAAAGCTAATTGAAAGAGGTTTGTTTGGAATATTTGGGACTACTGGAAGTGGGAAATCTACAATTTTAGATGCCATAACCATTGCTATGTATGGAAATATATCTAGAAATACAAAAGAATATATAAACAGTGTATGTGACAAAGCAATTATATCATATGAATTTGAGATAGGAAGCAAAAATACAAGAAGAAGATACATTGTAGATAGAACTATTGTAAGAAGTAAAACAGGAACAAAAACTTCTGGCGCTAGATTAGTAGAGGTGTTAAATGATAATACAAAAAATGTTTTGGCTGATAAAGTTGTTGAAGTAAATGAAAAAGTGGCTCAAGTTGTAGGACTAACATCAAACGATTTTACGAGGTCAGTAGTTTTACCACAAGACAAATTCAATGAGTTTTTGAGATTATCACGTGCAGATAGAAGAGACATGTTAGAGAGAATTTTCAATCTTGAAAAGTATGGAAGAAGTCTTGGAGATAAGGTAAAAAAGAGAAAAAATTTACATTTGCAAAAGTTAAAAGACTTGAAATCAAAATTAAGTCAATACGATGGAATTACGGAAGAAGTGTATAATAATATCAATCAAGAACTAATAGAGTTAAAAAAACTAGAAAAAGATAAAAATAAAACTTTAGATTTAGCTCAAAAATCTTATGAAGAGAGTAAAGTAATATATGAGGAACAATTGAAACTAGAGAAAAATGAGCTTAGAAAAAATGAACTTAATCTAAAAAGCAATGAGATAAAAGAAAAAACTAATCTTGTAGAAAATGATAATAATGCAAGAAGAGTGGACCCATATATAGGCACAGTTCAAAATTTAGAAAAAAGAATAAAAGAGGACAGTTTCACAGTAGATAATTTAGATAAAAAATTAGTAATTTTAAATCAAGAACTTGAAGTTACAAAGCATAGATATGAAAAAATAAGTCGAATTAAAAATGAAGAAGTTCCTAAGTTAAGTGAGGAAAAAATAAAGTTACAACAAGCAATAAAACTAGAAGAAGAATTAGTTTTACTAGATAAGGAATTAAAAGAATTAAAAGAAAATGGCCTTGATTTAAGTAAAAACAAAATGGAGTTAGAAAAACTAAAAAAAGATTCTGAATCTAGAAAAGAAGCAGTTATTAAGTCTGTAAAAGAAGTTGAAGGAAAAATAGATAAAGTAAATATAAGTGCAGAATTAAAACAAAAAATATTTTTAGCATATGAATATGAGAAAGATTATAATAAAGTACTAGAAGAGAAAACTCAAAAAATAAATAAGCTAGGAGAAATATCTAAGGATACAGAAGATATAAATTTAAAAGTTAGATATATTGATAGAGATAAAAATGATATCAACCATAACCTAGAAAGTTTGTCTCTTCATTTAGATGTTCTTCTTAAGAAATGTCCTGGTAAAAGTGAAGATTTGCTTTTAAAATCTGAATATGTAACTGAATTAAGAAATAAGGCAAATAATACCAAAGAAAATGAAAGTAAGAAAAATAATATACAAGATGAATTAAAGGTAGTTTTAGAAAAGAAATTTAATATTGAGAGAGAGCTAAGTCTAGTAAATGAAAAGCTTGAGAATAATAGAAAAAATAGAGAAGACCTTGAGAAAGAGTTGGAAGAACTGAAATACTTGAATTTGGCTTCTGAACTTAGACGTGAATTAAAAGAAAATGTGCCATGCCCAGTTTGTGGTTCAAAGCACCATGAAAATCATAATATAACTAATTATGATGAAAATATAGTTTTTGTCAAAGACAAATTGGATAAATTGGAAAAAGAAAAAGTAAGCATAAGACACAATATTGAAGAATTAAATTCTAAAGTAAGTGGTTATGTGTCTGTAGAAAAAATGAAAACTAAAGAATTGGAAGATGTAAAAGGAAAGCTTGGGGAAATTCCATCAAGTCAATTATTTAAAAGACTTGATGATGAACAAAGAAAATTAGCTGTACTTAAGTCTAATATTCAAGAGTGGGAAAAAGAGAAGGAAAGCACCGAAAATAAAATAACATTGGCAAAAGAAGAAAAAAATAGAATTGAAAAAGAAGAATTAAAGATAAATGAAAGTCTGAATAACTATAAGAAATTAATAAAAGACTTAAATATCGAAATTGAAAACCTGGAACATAAATGTAAGAAATTAAAACAAGAGTATTTAGGATTAAAAACAATTACTAAAGTCTCAAATCTATCATCAAAAGTAGAAGAAATAAGAGAAAATGAAAAAAAATTAGAATTATTAAATACTGGATACTCAAACTTATTAAAAAACAGAGATTTATTAGATATTAAAATAAGAGAACAAGAAAGTAAGTTACATGAAATAGAATTAGAGTTAATAAAAGCTAGAGAGTTATATGTAGAAAAAAAAGTGAATAGAGACAGTAAGTATAAAGAAGTAATTAACATAACAAAAGGTGATTTAGCTGAAAATCTTTTACATAGTGTTGAAGAACGTATATGCAAGATACTAGAACAAGAAGAGTCTAGTAAAGTAAAGCTAGAAGAACAAAGGTCAGAATATGAAAAAAATCTTGCTGAAAAGCACAATATAGATGGAAGACTTAAAACTGCTAAAGAACAATATAAAGAACAAAAAATAATATTAAATAAACTGCTAGCAGAAAATAAGTTTGAAAGTATATACGCAGTAAAAAGAGCGTTATTAGAAAGTGAAGAAGTAAAAAAATTGATTGAAGAAATATTAGAATATGAAGAAGAACAAAAGTTATTATCATTTAAAATAAAATCATCAAAAGAAAAATTAAATGGAAGAATTATTAAAAAAGAATACTTTGAACAATTAAAAGATAATATTTATAATATGAAAGTAGAAATAGGAAATATATCCAAAGACATTGGAGCTAATCAAAATAGGTTGCTAACATTAAAAGATTCTTTAGATAAGATAAATGATTTTAATAAGGAACTTAGATTGGTTGAACATAAAGTAGATTTGTTAGAAGAATTAGATAAATGTATACAAGGAAATAAATTTGTAGAATATGTCTCTACAAATCAACTAAAGTATATAGCTTTAGAAGCATCAAAAAGACTAGAAGGAATAACTAAAGGAAGATATGCACTTGAAATTGACTCAACACTCAATTTTGTAATGAGAGATAATTTTAATGGAGGAGAAAGAAGAAGTATTGATACTCTATCTGGAGGAGAGACATTTTTAACTTCACTATCATTAGCACTTGCTCTTTCATCTCAAATACAATTAAAAGGAAGTGCACCGCTTGAATTCTTCTTCTTAGATGAAGGATTTGGTTCATTGGACAGTGAACTTTTGGAGATTGTTATAGAATCATTGGAAAGATTGCATAGTAATAATCTAAGTGTGGGTATAATAAGTCATGTCGAAGAACTTAAAAATAGGGTTCCTGTTAAGTTATTGGTTTCATCAAGTGAAGCTGGTGTAGGTTCAAAAGTAAAAATTGAATACAGTTAG
- the sbcD gene encoding exonuclease subunit SbcD has translation MRFIHTSDWHLGKYLEGHSRIEEQAKFCEDFIQIVESNEVDMVIIAGDIYDNSNPPAQAEKLFYRTVSRLANNGQRCVIIISGNHDNPERLSAITPLAHEQGILIFGYPSSSTERAKYEKFEIIEAVQGCTTLNINGESIVIATLPYPSEKRLNEVFSSEDDLEKQKTYSEKVGDIFRSLGENFRSDTINIAVSHIFVIGGESTESERPIQLGGSFLVEKKDLPEKAQYTALGHLHKQQKASERLNAYYSGSPLQYSKDERAYTKGAYIVDIKAGEKPNIEEIYFNNYKPIEVFKCNGIDEALDICEKNQGRDIWSYFEINTDEIISQSEIKKMKELLKDIIEIKPIITSCYEQESVDIKEKSMAELFKEFYSFSRGVEPKGELMDLFLDIISEEGESTDETN, from the coding sequence ATGAGATTCATTCATACATCAGATTGGCATTTAGGGAAATACCTAGAAGGCCACTCTAGAATTGAAGAGCAGGCAAAATTTTGTGAGGACTTCATACAAATAGTAGAATCAAATGAAGTTGATATGGTAATAATTGCTGGTGATATATATGATAATTCTAATCCACCAGCTCAAGCAGAAAAACTGTTTTATAGAACTGTTTCAAGACTTGCTAATAATGGACAAAGATGTGTAATAATAATTTCTGGGAATCATGATAATCCAGAGAGACTTTCTGCAATAACACCTTTAGCACATGAACAGGGTATACTTATATTTGGTTATCCATCAAGTTCTACAGAAAGAGCTAAGTATGAAAAGTTTGAAATAATAGAGGCTGTACAAGGATGCACAACACTAAATATAAATGGAGAAAGTATTGTAATTGCTACATTACCTTATCCAAGTGAAAAAAGATTAAATGAGGTTTTTTCAAGTGAAGATGATTTGGAAAAGCAAAAGACTTACTCTGAAAAAGTAGGTGATATATTTAGAAGTTTAGGAGAAAATTTTAGAAGCGATACTATAAATATAGCAGTATCACATATATTTGTAATAGGTGGAGAGAGTACAGAATCAGAGAGACCAATACAACTAGGGGGAAGCTTTCTGGTTGAAAAAAAAGACTTACCAGAAAAAGCTCAATATACTGCATTAGGACATTTGCACAAACAACAAAAAGCTTCTGAACGTTTAAATGCATATTATTCTGGTTCTCCGCTTCAATACAGCAAAGATGAAAGAGCATATACTAAAGGTGCGTATATAGTGGATATAAAAGCAGGAGAAAAACCAAATATCGAGGAAATTTATTTTAATAATTACAAGCCAATAGAAGTATTTAAATGTAATGGTATAGATGAAGCTTTAGATATATGTGAGAAAAATCAAGGTAGAGATATTTGGTCATACTTTGAAATAAATACTGATGAGATAATATCTCAAAGTGAAATTAAAAAAATGAAAGAATTATTAAAAGACATAATAGAGATAAAACCGATAATAACATCTTGTTATGAACAAGAAAGTGTAGATATAAAAGAAAAGTCTATGGCAGAATTATTCAAAGAATTTTATTCCTTTAGTAGAGGAGTAGAACCAAAAGGAGAACTTATGGATTTATTTCTAGATATAATAAGTGAAGAAGGTGAATCAACAGATGAGACCAATTAG
- the addA gene encoding helicase-exonuclease AddAB subunit AddA, with protein MSSPKWTKEQTEVIESRDCNLLVAAAAGSGKTAVLVERIIQMITSRENPIDIDKLLVVTFTNAAASEMRERIGDAIGKALDENPENKHLQNQLVLLNKSSITTIHSFCLDVIKSNFHRINLDPNFRIGDQTECAILKQEAIEEVFEKLYEEREEGFLNLVESYAERGGDKEVQDIILGIYSFAMASPEPKKWLVDSAERFNIDEDFDFSESIWARAILDTVKIEIDGICSNMEKALKEVKSIEELETFTEKLSIEYKRVVDISEACNKSWNEAHKKMSSMSFENYVKGIKRIPKDAPSYIKESKEKAKAIRDKIKKSLESIINATFNKDSESIKDEIKYLYNIVKPISNIVLRFEEEYSNKKSEKGIIDFNDIEHFALNILTNIDENGNIVPSDIAMGYRDNFYEIFIDEYQDSNLVQEVLLKTVANIDTPNRFMVGDVKQSIYRFRQAKPELFLQKYNSYKDEKGSSHRKIMLYKNFRSREEVVDSVNYIFENIMNENIGEIEYTEKERLNLGADFKSDLDENSIVGGATEIHLIQKNTKPSNDIINNKDNNVNNEENEVEEDEELDNIQLEARMVGKIIKDLMRANEDGKIQKVYDKGIDAYRPVEFKDIVILLRATSAWAPVFADELMNMDIPTYADVGVGYFDTIEIKTILSLLQIIDNPMQDIPLIAVLKSPIFGFTPEDLIDIRIQNKDKTFYEVLESTSEYDEFTESQNENKSDFVPSEECINKSKDFLIKLKEFKEKSMYMSTDEFIWYLYTKTGYYAYVGALPGGSQRQANLKVLFERAKQFEETSFKGIFNFVNFIEKLKKSSSDMGSAKTLGENANVVRIMSIHKSKGLEFPIVICSAMGKNFNTQDFKKSILYHHNLGYGPQFVDYERRISFPSIAKEALKSKINIENLSEEMRVLYVAFTRAKEKLIITGSTRNVQDSMKKWSNGIENLDTISQYEILKSKNFLDWIMPCVLKHKDLSNLLEDMGLDVPFNVEHNSKWYGKLWNKDDILIQKKNDEEKESIEKILEKIDVDEPDSDYYAEIEEKLDYIYPYEFSTKKPASISVTEIKKIQNNYEEELINTIFEQKITLKKPLFIQNDEEKEKINGAERGTIIHLVMEVLDLKKVNNISDIKMQIKSFISKGIITEKQASIVNPYKIYKFFTSNIGKRMLNAELINREKSIYAQVNMKDIYLYEELIKNDDKKIYDKESVMLRGIVDAYFEEDNQIVLVDYKTDFVNEENINQIIEKYKRQLDLYADVIETLTGKSVKEKCIYLFGIDEAVCY; from the coding sequence ATGAGTTCTCCTAAATGGACAAAAGAGCAAACAGAAGTTATAGAAAGTAGAGACTGTAACTTACTTGTTGCAGCTGCTGCTGGGTCGGGAAAAACAGCAGTACTGGTTGAACGTATAATTCAAATGATAACAAGTAGAGAAAATCCAATTGATATAGATAAATTATTAGTAGTTACATTTACTAATGCGGCTGCATCAGAAATGAGAGAGAGAATAGGTGATGCTATAGGAAAAGCATTAGATGAAAATCCAGAAAATAAACATTTACAAAATCAACTTGTCTTATTAAATAAGTCAAGTATTACAACAATACACTCATTTTGTTTAGATGTTATAAAATCAAACTTCCATAGAATAAACCTAGACCCTAATTTTAGAATAGGAGACCAAACTGAATGCGCTATTTTGAAACAAGAGGCAATAGAAGAAGTATTTGAAAAATTATATGAAGAAAGAGAAGAGGGTTTTTTAAATTTAGTTGAAAGTTATGCAGAAAGAGGCGGAGATAAAGAGGTTCAGGATATTATTTTAGGAATATATTCATTTGCAATGGCTTCTCCTGAGCCTAAAAAATGGCTTGTTGATTCAGCAGAGAGATTTAACATTGATGAGGACTTTGATTTTTCAGAATCTATTTGGGCTAGAGCTATATTAGACACTGTAAAAATAGAAATTGATGGAATTTGCTCAAATATGGAAAAGGCCTTAAAAGAAGTTAAGTCAATAGAAGAGCTAGAAACTTTTACAGAGAAGCTTTCGATTGAGTATAAGAGAGTGGTTGATATTTCAGAAGCATGTAATAAATCATGGAATGAGGCACATAAGAAGATGTCAAGTATGTCTTTTGAAAACTATGTAAAAGGTATAAAAAGGATACCAAAAGATGCTCCTTCATATATAAAAGAATCAAAAGAAAAAGCAAAAGCAATAAGAGATAAAATTAAAAAATCTTTAGAAAGTATAATAAATGCTACATTTAATAAAGATAGCGAATCTATTAAAGACGAAATTAAGTATCTTTATAATATAGTTAAACCAATATCCAATATTGTTCTAAGATTTGAAGAAGAATACAGCAATAAAAAAAGTGAAAAAGGAATAATAGATTTTAATGATATAGAGCATTTTGCCTTAAATATACTTACGAATATAGATGAGAATGGAAATATCGTACCTTCTGATATAGCTATGGGGTATAGAGATAATTTCTATGAAATATTTATAGATGAATATCAAGATAGCAATCTTGTACAAGAAGTACTGCTCAAAACTGTAGCAAACATAGATACTCCAAATAGATTTATGGTTGGTGACGTAAAGCAGAGTATCTATAGATTTAGACAAGCAAAACCAGAGTTGTTTTTACAAAAGTACAATAGCTATAAAGATGAAAAAGGAAGTTCTCACAGAAAAATAATGCTTTATAAAAACTTTAGAAGTAGAGAAGAAGTTGTAGACTCTGTAAATTATATATTTGAAAATATAATGAATGAGAATATAGGAGAGATTGAATATACAGAAAAAGAAAGACTTAATTTGGGTGCAGATTTTAAATCAGATTTAGATGAGAACTCTATTGTTGGCGGAGCAACAGAAATACACCTTATACAAAAAAATACTAAACCTAGTAATGATATTATAAATAATAAAGATAATAATGTTAATAATGAAGAAAATGAAGTAGAAGAAGATGAAGAACTAGACAATATACAACTTGAAGCTAGAATGGTTGGAAAGATTATTAAGGATTTAATGAGAGCCAATGAAGATGGAAAGATTCAAAAAGTCTATGATAAAGGAATTGATGCCTATAGACCTGTGGAATTTAAGGATATAGTGATTCTTTTAAGAGCTACATCTGCATGGGCACCTGTGTTTGCAGATGAGTTGATGAATATGGATATACCTACTTATGCTGATGTTGGAGTTGGATATTTTGATACAATTGAAATAAAAACAATACTATCATTACTTCAGATAATAGATAATCCAATGCAAGATATACCACTTATAGCTGTGTTAAAGTCACCTATATTTGGATTTACACCAGAAGATTTAATTGATATTAGAATTCAAAATAAAGATAAAACTTTTTATGAAGTTTTAGAAAGTACATCAGAGTATGATGAATTTACAGAATCACAGAATGAAAATAAGTCGGATTTTGTACCAAGTGAAGAATGTATAAATAAAAGCAAAGACTTTCTGATTAAACTAAAAGAATTCAAAGAAAAATCAATGTACATGAGTACAGATGAATTTATATGGTATTTATATACAAAAACTGGATACTATGCTTATGTTGGAGCATTACCAGGTGGAAGTCAAAGACAAGCCAACTTGAAAGTACTTTTTGAGAGAGCAAAACAATTTGAAGAGACTAGCTTTAAGGGAATATTCAACTTTGTAAATTTTATAGAGAAATTAAAAAAATCTAGCTCTGATATGGGGAGTGCAAAAACACTTGGAGAAAATGCAAATGTTGTTAGAATAATGAGTATCCATAAGAGTAAAGGTCTAGAATTTCCAATAGTTATATGTTCTGCTATGGGAAAAAATTTCAATACTCAAGATTTTAAAAAGAGTATTTTATATCATCATAACTTAGGATATGGACCTCAGTTTGTGGATTATGAGAGACGAATTTCTTTTCCAAGTATAGCTAAAGAAGCACTAAAAAGCAAAATAAATATAGAAAATTTATCAGAAGAGATGAGAGTCTTATATGTTGCATTTACGAGGGCAAAAGAGAAACTGATTATAACAGGCTCTACTAGAAATGTACAAGATAGCATGAAAAAATGGTCCAATGGAATTGAAAATTTAGATACAATATCACAATATGAAATACTAAAAAGTAAGAATTTCTTAGATTGGATAATGCCTTGTGTATTAAAACATAAAGATTTATCTAATTTATTGGAAGATATGGGATTAGATGTACCATTTAATGTTGAACATAATTCAAAATGGTATGGAAAGTTATGGAATAAGGATGATATTTTAATACAAAAGAAAAATGATGAAGAAAAAGAAAGTATTGAAAAAATTCTTGAAAAAATAGATGTAGATGAGCCTGATAGCGATTATTATGCTGAAATAGAAGAAAAGTTAGACTATATATATCCATATGAATTTAGTACAAAAAAACCTGCTAGTATATCAGTTACAGAAATAAAAAAGATACAAAATAATTATGAAGAAGAGTTGATAAATACTATATTCGAACAAAAAATAACCTTAAAAAAACCTCTATTTATTCAAAATGATGAAGAAAAAGAAAAAATAAATGGAGCAGAAAGAGGTACAATAATTCACTTAGTTATGGAAGTTTTAGATTTAAAGAAGGTAAACAACATAAGTGATATAAAGATGCAAATAAAAAGTTTTATTTCAAAGGGTATAATAACAGAAAAGCAAGCTAGTATAGTAAATCCTTATAAAATATATAAATTTTTTACATCTAATATAGGAAAAAGGATGTTAAATGCTGAACTTATAAATAGAGAAAAGTCAATTTATGCACAAGTAAATATGAAAGATATATATCTTTATGAAGAATTGATAAAAAATGATGATAAGAAAATTTATGACAAAGAAAGTGTCATGTTAAGAGGTATAGTTGATGCTTATTTTGAAGAAGATAATCAGATAGTTTTAGTAGATTATAAAACAGATTTTGTAAATGAAGAAAATATAAATCAGATAATAGAGAAATATAAGAGACAATTAGATTTATATGCAGATGTTATTGAAACTTTAACTGGAAAATCAGTAAAAGAAAAATGTATATATTTATTTGGAATTGATGAGGCTGTTTGTTATTAA